The genomic window CGTGGTGGTGTTGATCTGAAGGTTATTGGTTTAAATGATGATAGGGTTGTTTTAAGTTCTAGAGGATTTACTTTTTGGACTGATAAGAAAATATCAGATTGTAGTGCAGATCATTTTGATTTAATAATACTTCCTGGAGGAATGCCTGGTGCTACAAATCTTTTTGAATCGCAAAATTTAGATAAGATTTTAAGAAATATGAACTTACAAGGTAAGTTGATTGCAGCCATTTGTGCATCACCAGCAGTTGTGCTTTCTGCAAAGGGACTTTTGGGGACAAATAAGTTTACGTGCTATCCAGGCTTTGAAAATGGTATTACTGATGGTGAATTTGTGGATGATGATGTTGTTGTTAGTAATAATTTCATTACTTCTAAGGGTGTTGGCACGGCTTTCAAGTTTGCTTTTACTTTGCTTAAGATTATTAAGGGAGAGAGCGTACTTGAGGATGTTAAGAGGAAAGCTTTGCTTTAATATGATTTGTACTACAGGATATTTCAGTTAATTTAGTAAGTCAGTTCTTAAAGATTGCCTTATAATAATTTAAATTTTTTAATTTATTTTAAATCCCGTGAGTGTTCTGTAATTAGGTTATAGGTATCTTCAAGTATGGTTAGTTCTTCATTTGTTGGTATTACAAGTATTTTTGTCTTACTTTTTTCACTTGATATATCAGATTCTATGTTTTTTTCTCTTGCTAAATTATTTTTTTGAAGATCAATTTCTATCCCAATCTTTTCAAATCCTTTTAGTGATAGTTCTCTTATTCCATAATCGGTAACACCAATGCCAGCCGTGAAAACTATTGCATCAATATTGAATTCAAGAATTGCAAGGTAAGACCCAATATATTTTTTTATTCTATAAGCCATTATTTCAACTGCAAGTTTAGAATTATATTCATTATTTTCCACCCCTTCCCAAATATCTCTTAGATCGTTTGACTTAAGAGATATGCCAAGCATACCACTTTCCTTGTTAAGTATTTCTTCAATCTTTCTTGGGGTCTTATTTAGTACTTTGCTCATTAAAGGAATAATTGCAGGATCTATGTCTCCACTTCTTGTTCCCATTGCAAGTCCTTCAAGAGGAGTAAGCCCCATGCTTGTATCGTAAGATATTCCTTTTTTAACTGCATTGATGCTTGATCCATTGCCTAGGTGTAGTATTATTAAGTTTAGATCTTTTTTATGTTTGTTAAGTATTGTTGCAACTCTTTTAGTTATATATGCATATGATAATCCGTGAAATCCGTATTTTCTGATATTATAGTCTTTATACCAAGAGTATGGTGTAGCGTATAAGAATGCATTTTCATTCATGGTTTGATGCCATGATGTGTCAAAGCATAAAACTTGTTTTGCATTTGGGAATATTTTAAGTGTTATTTCTATGACTTTTATTGCAGTTGGATTGTGAAGGGGTGCAAGAGCGGAAATTTTTTCAAGTTCACTTAAGATATTTTCATTAAGTAT from Borrelia hermsii DAH includes these protein-coding regions:
- a CDS encoding DJ-1 family glyoxalase III gives rise to the protein MRAAIVLANGFEEIEAVVPMDILRRGGVDLKVIGLNDDRVVLSSRGFTFWTDKKISDCSADHFDLIILPGGMPGATNLFESQNLDKILRNMNLQGKLIAAICASPAVVLSAKGLLGTNKFTCYPGFENGITDGEFVDDDVVVSNNFITSKGVGTAFKFAFTLLKIIKGESVLEDVKRKALL
- a CDS encoding acetate kinase, producing MKILTLNTGSSSLKFTLYQHKNTQILASGTIEKIKTKKSIIRIKTQNDLLEKIDKHIKSHKEALKQLIKILTNKKLNIINNLNEIQGIGHRIVHGGPNFKNSVILNENILSELEKISALAPLHNPTAIKVIEITLKIFPNAKQVLCFDTSWHQTMNENAFLYATPYSWYKDYNIRKYGFHGLSYAYITKRVATILNKHKKDLNLIILHLGNGSSINAVKKGISYDTSMGLTPLEGLAMGTRSGDIDPAIIPLMSKVLNKTPRKIEEILNKESGMLGISLKSNDLRDIWEGVENNEYNSKLAVEIMAYRIKKYIGSYLAILEFNIDAIVFTAGIGVTDYGIRELSLKGFEKIGIEIDLQKNNLAREKNIESDISSEKSKTKILVIPTNEELTILEDTYNLITEHSRDLK